A stretch of DNA from Nitrospirota bacterium:
GTGTCGCGCTCGCGCGCGCAATCGCCAGACGACCGCAGCTTTTGTTGCTCGATGAACCTCTGTCGGCCTTGGACGCGCCGACACGCAGTCGCTTGAGTGGAGAGCTGCGAGGCCTGTTGACGCAGCTGCAGATTCCTTCAGTCGTCGTCACGCATGATTGGGCTGAAGCCTTGACGTTGGGCGATGTCCTTGCGGTGATGCAGGGTGGCACGATTCTTCAAACCGGTTCTACGCAAGAGGTGTTTTCCAGGCCGGCCAATGCGGAGGTGGCGCAGATCGTCGGGATTGAAACCGTCGTGCAGGGGCAAGTAGTCGCGAACGATAATGGGCTGGCGAGCGTGTCGGTAAACGGTGTGACGTTGAAGGGTTTAGGAGCGGACGTGAACGGCTCGGCCGTCTACGTCTGCATTCGCGCGGAAGATGTCTTGCTCGAACAGGCGGGGAGTGGCGTCACCAGCGCGCGCAATCATTTATCCGGCCTGGTGACAGAGGTGCTGCCGCGAGGTGTGATGGTGACGGTCACGGTCGATTGCGGGTTTCCCCTGCGCGTGGTGATTACGAAAGGAGCCAGAGAAGAACTTGGCCTCGAAAAGGGCTCG
This window harbors:
- a CDS encoding ABC transporter ATP-binding protein, which produces MAATLTVDCRKTYPGRFTAAAQFTLPLDPPRVMILFGPSGSGKTTLLRCLAGLEWPEEGRIQFGSTTWVDAAANIRLSPQARRIGYMPQDYALFPTHSVCGNIEYGLSDLPAEARRERVRELIDLLQLQGLEQAKPAQLSGGQQQRVALARAIARRPQLLLLDEPLSALDAPTRSRLSGELRGLLTQLQIPSVVVTHDWAEALTLGDVLAVMQGGTILQTGSTQEVFSRPANAEVAQIVGIETVVQGQVVANDNGLASVSVNGVTLKGLGADVNGSAVYVCIRAEDVLLEQAGSGVTSARNHLSGLVTEVLPRGVMVTVTVDCGFPLRVVITKGAREELGLEKGSAVVAAIKAGAVHLVPRSL